In Schistocerca gregaria isolate iqSchGreg1 unplaced genomic scaffold, iqSchGreg1.2 ptg000668l, whole genome shotgun sequence, the sequence CAACTCCTTCCACAGCGCCATGTCCAGACTCGGCGGCTCCGTCCTCTCCTTCTCTCccaacacctcctccgccgccaagGGAGAGGGATTCGAAGACACCATCCGCACCTTCTCCATGTACGCGGACGTCCTAGTCGTTCGGCACCCAGAAGCGGGCTCGGCCGAGCGCGCCGCCGCCGTCTCCCAAGTCCCCGTCATCAACGCGGGAGACGGCACCGGCGAACACCCCACCCAAGCCCTGCTCGACGCCTTCACCATCCGCGAGGAACTGGGCACCATACACGGGTTCCACTACACCTTCGTCGGCGACCTCAAACACGGGCGCACCGTCCACTCCCTAGTCCAGCTGCTCAGCCTCTACAAAAAGCTCAAAATCACCTACGTCGCCAGCGACTCGCTGCAAATCCCCAACTCCGTCTGGAACCAGGTCGCGCAAAACACCTCCATCACTCAAACGCGCGCCAGCCGGCTGGAAGAGGCCATCCTCAAGAGCACCGACGTCCTGTACGTCACCAGAATACAAAAAGAACGGTTCTCCTCGCCCGAGGAATACGAGGCCGTCAAGGGAAGCTACGAAATCACCCCACACACGCTGACCCACGCCAAGGAGTCCATGATCCTCATGCACCCCCTCCCCCGCGTCGGCGAGATAGACCCATCTCTGGACACCGACTCCAGAGCCGCCTACTTCAGGCAGGCGAAAAACGGCCTCTACGTGAGAATGGCCCTGCTGGCGATGGCGCTAAATAAATAAAGCCGCGGCAGAGCGCGACaggcaaaaaaaaacacacaccattTTGCGTACACCTTGTCTGACACGCGCCCCCGACTCAGCCGCGGCAGAGCGCCACGCGCcaaaaaaaacacacaccattTCGCGTGCGCTCTGTCTGGCGCGCGCCCTCGACTCAGCCCCGCCAACGCTTGCGAGCCGCGGCAGAGCGCGACAGGCCAAAAAAACATACACACGAGTTCGCATACATTCTGTCTGACACGCGCCCTCGACTCAGCTCCGCCAGTACTTCGCCCAGGAGTGCATTACCTCTATCAGCGGCGCGACGATCGCCTTCACCGACTCCGCGATCAGGTTCTCCATGTGGAGACACGCCTCTTCGTCGGTGTAGTCCAGCTTCAGCTTCTCTTGGACCTTCAGGGCGGCGCGCTCGCCGTGGGCGAAGTCCTTCAGGTCCGAGTCCACCATTAGCGAACACAGGTTCAGTATCAGGTACGCGGACTTGCGCAGGATGTTGTACGCCTCGCAGGCGTAGGACTTGAACAGCTCGTAGTGCACGGACTCCTTGCCGCCCATCCCCAAAACCATCTCCCTGCACAGCTTCATCGGCGGCGGGAAGGGCTTCGGGTCGCGTCCCAGGATGAACCCGAAGTCGATGTGGAAGAGCTTGCCGTCCCGAGTGATCAGGAGGTTGTCCAGGTGTCGGTCCCCCACGCCAAGGATGTACGTGATGACGCAATATCCGGCGCAGCTGCGCACAAAATTGTTGAGAACCACCGGGTCGATGCCGTAGGTGTCCAAGTCGTTGATGCAGTAGTTGAAGGAATGCAGGCCCTTCTTCAGGCAATCGTCCGTGCCGGGCGTGCTGGTCACCTGCGCGTTGTAGTAGCGCATGTAGGAAATAATGTCGCCGAAATATTTCAGCACGTCCGCGATGTTTATGCTGTGCGGAACTATCTCGATCATCCCCACTGACCTGGACGCCGCGAGAATGCGATAGGGCGTCAGCTTGAGGTCCAGGTTCTCCTTCTTCAAGAGCTTGTCCATGAGCGAGATGAGCTGGATGACGAACTGGTCCTGGCGCAAATCGTCGCCCATCTTGAACATGAGCGGAAACACGGACCCGCCGCACACGTTCAGGTTCAGCTTGAGCGGCATGAGGGTGCTATTGAAGATGTGGATGTCCGGATGAACGCCGGTAACCGAAAACTTTGGGTCCAAAGGGAGCGGGATGGGCTGGTCGAAGCTGAGCAGCGACTCGAAGCTGCCGCCTTTCAAAAGCATGCTCTTGAGCGTCTGCGTCTTTTTGCGGAGAGACAGTCTGGACGCCTTCAGCTTGGTACAAATCTCGGAGAGAGAAACCACAAAATCTTTTTGCCCGTTATAGGCCGATATGCGCGCTCGACTGCTCTCGGAGTTGGACAGGGCGGACATGAACTGCCTGTGGATGTCGGAGTATAACTCGGCCTTCTCGGGAGCGGCGTCCAGGGCGTCGCACTCGACGAGCAAGtgccaaaaaaaaaagttcccGATGTATTCGTCTTCGACCGCGCGCCGAATCAGGAGCCGGAGCAAGCCCGATTCGTCCGTGAGCGCGTTGTCTCTGTCGTATTGGAGCGCCTGCACGAGCTGCGGCAGGTAGTCCGAAATCTCGTCGTAGGTAGACGACTCGAGGCGACGGACAGCGAAAGACCTGATCTTCGGATAGGCGGAAAAGGGCTTAGACAAAAGCTCCAGTGCGTCTCCCACGCTTATAGATTCCCACTGGTGCATGATGGCGTAGGCCTCCTCGGCTTGCGCGCCGACTTGCCAATTCACGCTCCTGAGGAATTTGGACAGCGCGCCGGGGTTTCGACGCAAGTAATATCGGTGAGTCCACACGGTGTTTTTTTCTTCCGGCGACAGCGGTTTCAAAGGAGGGTACTCGAGGATCATACTGAGCTTGGTCTTGACGCCGGAGCTGGGCTTCGAATAGTATTCGGCCGTCTTCGTGATGTGCTTGTGTCGGTCCTCTCGCTGCTTTCTGATCTGGTGTTGGAAAGAGCGCTTGATCTCGACCGGATTTCGGTGCTCGGCCGCCTTCGGGTCCGCTTCGAGCATCGCGTAGCCGACCTCCGGACTCAGAGACGCGGCGGGCGCGGTCTGCAAGGCGCCCTCGCCGGAATGAGGCGACCTGGCGTGCGACGGAACGCCCTTCTCAGGCGGAGACGGCTGATGAAACAAAAGAGGGTGTCTGAACTTGGCCATTTCGATGGAGAGCAAATGGCGATTTTTGACGTACTCGTCCGTAGAAATGTTGATTCTCTCAATGGTCTGCGAAGCCAGACAGTCCAACCATTCCACCTCGGGCACGTGCTCTCGATCGAGGAAGTACCTCTCGACTTGCCTCTCCACCTCTTCCAACTTGCAGTGGTGGTAGAGCAAGCCAGGCGTGGTGCTGCGAACAGCGCCGTCTCCAGCGCGATTCGGCCACAGCATGAGCCTTCTGTACCCCTGTCGGAAGACGCACTTTTCGTCAAACAGGGGCATCGCCGTCCCGCCCACGGGGTACTTCACGCCCGGCGGAGAGATGCCCACGACCGTAAGCACGATCTGCGTAGACAGAGGAATATGTTTGAACTCAACCGGAAAGCTCAAGACTTCGTTCCAGTCGTATTCGGAAGTCGACACGCGCCTCCCAAAACCAGTGTTCACCGAAGGGCAGACCTGAATGCCCTCCACGCACAGCTGAGCCGACACGTAAAAATCACCATCTTCCACGCTATAATCGTCCATGCGCAGGCTGCGCAGCAGGAAGCACCGCGACGCGCGCGCCAAATGCATCGTATTAGCGCACCTCGAAGCGCTTCGAAAACTTTTGCACAACATAacatacacacacgaacacacacccCGCGAGGCGGAAAAACAGGGGCGCTAGGCAGAGGGAACTCCGTACACTTTGAATCTGAAAAAAAGGTCGACGTCACAGCTCCGAAAATAGGCGGTAAAGGCCGACTGAGACAGCACCAAttggtgacttttttttttggcAGGTAGAGTTCTTGTTTGACTTCGTTGGGTGCTCATCGAAGAGAATAACTAGTGGCCACGTGACTTCTTTCAAAAGAATCGTGCACATTTGAGCCTTCAAACAGAACTTAAGCAACGTCAGGGAGCGCGCTCAGAAAACCACCAGTGCGATTTTGCTCGACAAACTATCTTAaagtgtacttaaaaaaaaaatttttgtatcCTTTTTCGCGAAAGGGACTGGGCCAAAACCCGTTTGGAAACTGTCCCATAATTTTATTAAAAGAAGGACTATCTGCGAATGCCTAAAGAGGGGCATTAGAGGAGAAGCGAGACAGACAGAGGCGCAAGTTAACGATGTATACGACGTACCGCCGCGTCCCATGTTGCGCTTCATTCCCGATCCGATCCTTCCTCCGCGACCCCTTCCTGGGTCTTCCGTTTCGGACTGTCCTGCCAGGCGTCCGGCCTTCACCAAGTCCTTTCTGAACATTGGGGCGTCTTTGAGTATGTCGGGCAGAATG encodes:
- the LOC126318438 gene encoding phosphatidylinositol 3-kinase VPS34-like isoform X1; translated protein: MSTQRSQTRTLPAKKKSHQLVLSQSAFTAYFRSCDVDLFFRFKVLRMDDYSVEDGDFYVSAQLCVEGIQVCPSVNTGFGRRVSTSEYDWNEVLSFPVEFKHIPLSTQIVLTVVGISPPGVKYPVGGTAMPLFDEKCVFRQGYRRLMLWPNRAGDGAVRSTTPGLLYHHCKLEEVERQVERYFLDREHVPEVEWLDCLASQTIERINISTDEYVKNRHLLSIEMAKFRHPLLFHQPSPPEKGVPSHARSPHSGEGALQTAPAASLSPEVGYAMLEADPKAAEHRNPVEIKRSFQHQIRKQREDRHKHITKTAEYYSKPSSGVKTKLSMILEYPPLKPLSPEEKNTVWTHRYYLRRNPGALSKFLRSVNWQVGAQAEEAYAIMHQWESISVGDALELLSKPFSAYPKIRSFAVRRLESSTYDEISDYLPQLVQALQYDRDNALTDESGLLRLLIRRAVEDEYIGNFFFWHLLVECDALDAAPEKAELYSDIHRQFMSALSNSESSRARISAYNGQKDFVVSLSEICTKLKASRLSLRKKTQTLKSMLLKGGSFESLLSFDQPIPLPLDPKFSVTGVHPDIHIFNSTLMPLKLNLNVCGGSVFPLMFKMGDDLRQDQFVIQLISLMDKLLKKENLDLKLTPYRILAASRSVGMIEIVPHSINIADVLKYFGDIISYMRYYNAQVTSTPGTDDCLKKGLHSFNYCINDLDTYGIDPVVLNNFVRSCAGYCVITYILGVGDRHLDNLLITRDGKLFHIDFGFILGRDPKPFPPPMKLCREMVLGMGGKESVHYELFKSYACEAYNILRKSAYLILNLCSLMVDSDLKDFAHGERAALKVQEKLKLDYTDEEACLHMENLIAESVKAIVAPLIEVMHSWAKYWRS
- the LOC126318438 gene encoding phosphatidylinositol 3-kinase VPS34-like isoform X2 encodes the protein MSTQRSQTRTLPAKKKSHQLVLSQSAFTAYFRSCDVDLFFRFKVVEDGDFYVSAQLCVEGIQVCPSVNTGFGRRVSTSEYDWNEVLSFPVEFKHIPLSTQIVLTVVGISPPGVKYPVGGTAMPLFDEKCVFRQGYRRLMLWPNRAGDGAVRSTTPGLLYHHCKLEEVERQVERYFLDREHVPEVEWLDCLASQTIERINISTDEYVKNRHLLSIEMAKFRHPLLFHQPSPPEKGVPSHARSPHSGEGALQTAPAASLSPEVGYAMLEADPKAAEHRNPVEIKRSFQHQIRKQREDRHKHITKTAEYYSKPSSGVKTKLSMILEYPPLKPLSPEEKNTVWTHRYYLRRNPGALSKFLRSVNWQVGAQAEEAYAIMHQWESISVGDALELLSKPFSAYPKIRSFAVRRLESSTYDEISDYLPQLVQALQYDRDNALTDESGLLRLLIRRAVEDEYIGNFFFWHLLVECDALDAAPEKAELYSDIHRQFMSALSNSESSRARISAYNGQKDFVVSLSEICTKLKASRLSLRKKTQTLKSMLLKGGSFESLLSFDQPIPLPLDPKFSVTGVHPDIHIFNSTLMPLKLNLNVCGGSVFPLMFKMGDDLRQDQFVIQLISLMDKLLKKENLDLKLTPYRILAASRSVGMIEIVPHSINIADVLKYFGDIISYMRYYNAQVTSTPGTDDCLKKGLHSFNYCINDLDTYGIDPVVLNNFVRSCAGYCVITYILGVGDRHLDNLLITRDGKLFHIDFGFILGRDPKPFPPPMKLCREMVLGMGGKESVHYELFKSYACEAYNILRKSAYLILNLCSLMVDSDLKDFAHGERAALKVQEKLKLDYTDEEACLHMENLIAESVKAIVAPLIEVMHSWAKYWRS